Proteins encoded by one window of Microplitis demolitor isolate Queensland-Clemson2020A chromosome 6, iyMicDemo2.1a, whole genome shotgun sequence:
- the LOC103573735 gene encoding uncharacterized protein LOC103573735, with protein sequence MILMTPKNILMLCSITVLITIQANSITVPLKKLTLGDTVDKINLNKTSAVVYGNIINFHDETPSFVKSLTESVNNHPTWSEIEYSCSKSLSSLFNDPVDVINSPINLFNVFDKQKLNHESFGIDKKYLNNKYTCMFFELCQFEKQKYRDFVNLFDEKFFSKDKDDYYYYNENRRGKKHFDILKFKIHNETHYVSSINNGDCLFQIFVFNTEPENISIDYKEKIPQYKSKILMASNNNTLEKIVINYLNNYNIFLFNFTSHPLQIKSTILSYLRNDNVLSIELTALPKLPRSLKSNEGDGKLLTTDSNWMQLNPGDTFNIKDIKSDSILINGNILDFLFFDKFDYRNFNYNYQITNYSYTNSDGKSQCRESIVKYYNYDSKSNFEKLTPFDCYLQEEFYGIDNKFLNENYKRVEIKICRIIEEEKIKIDPFEIVYLDEQFIEFEYNVFDNENVVIQFPKGNETHYISSIQFGDCLYQALVYKLNGRFTEKLIHAGKILSASRDSKLEEWVKTYFMDNNLDQIYYNQTIKNEVIEKLGNKVLLNLNLRSLREKRSPPYLEFIQFNNFTTLSHDLPTKIFKNSSQNLPTVTLEKLDPNFSSSLKSSLFNILLLLTIMTLLLV encoded by the exons atgattctaATGACACCGAAAAACATACTCATGCTTTGTAGCATTAcagtattaattacaatacaagCGAATAGTATAACAGTtccactgaaaaaattaacactCGGTGATAcagtagataaaataaatttaaataaaacatccGCAGTAGTTTATgggaatataataaattttcatgatgAAACTCCATCATTCGTAAAATCATTAACGGAGTCTGTTAATAATCATCCAACGTGGTCAGAAATTGAGTACAGTTGTTCAAAATCGTTGAGTTCACTTTTCAATGACCCTGTTGATGTAATTAATTcaccaataaatttattcaatgtgttcgacaaacaaaaattgaatcatGAATCTTTTGGTATTGATAAGAAAtacttaaacaataaatatacatgCATGTTTTTTGAGCTTTGTCAATTTGAAAAGCAAAAGTATAGAGACTTTGTTAATTtgtttgatgaaaaatttttttcgaaagataaggatgattattattactataatgaAAACCGTCGGGGTAAGAAACATTTTGATattctcaaatttaaaatacacaatGAGACACATTATGTATCTTCTATTAACAATGGCGACTGTTTATTTCAg ATTTTTGTATTCAACACTGAACCAGAAAATATTTCGATtgattacaaagaaaaaattcctcAATACAAGAGTAAAATCTTAATGGCAAGCAATAATAATACGCTCGAAAAAATTGTGATCaactatttgaataattacaatattttccTCTTCAACTTTACATCACACCCATTACAAATTAAGAGTACTATTTTAAGTTACTTAAGAAATGATAATGTTTTAAGTATCGAACTAACTGCGCTTCCTAAATTGCCAAGATCTTTGAAATCCAACGAAGGTGATGGTAAATTATTAACCACAGACTCAAACTGGATGCAATTGAATCCAGGAGACacttttaatataaaagacatcaaatcagattcaatattgataaatggtaacattttggattttttgttttttgataaatttgactacagaaattttaattacaactatcaaataactaattattctTACACAAATTCGGATGGTAAATCACAGTGTCGTGAATcgattgtaaaatattataattatgacagtaagagcaattttgaaaagttgaCACCATTCGATTGCTATTTACAAGAGGAATTTTATGgaatagacaataaatttttaaatgaaaattataaacgcgttgaaataaaaatttgtcgaATTATTGaagaagagaaaataaaaatagacccTTTCGAAATCGTTTATTTGGATGAACAGTTTATagaatttgaatataatgtaTTCGATAATGAAAATGTCGTGATACAATTTCCAAAAGGAAACGAGACACATTATATTTCGTCAATTCAATTTGGTGATTGTTTGTATCAG gCATTAGTCTACAAACTGAACGGAAGGTTTACAGAAAAATTGATCCACGCAggcaaaattttatcagcgaGCAGAGATAGTAAACTAGAAGAATGggtcaaaacttattttatggACAATAATTTGgatcaaatatattataatcaaACAATCAAGAATGAAGTTATAGAAAAACTGGGAAACAAAGTTCTACTAAATCTCAATTTACGATCATTACGTGAAAAACGTTCTCCGCCATATTtagaatttattcaatttaataatttcacaaCCTTGTCACATGACTTACcgacgaaaattttcaaaaattcatcacAAAATTTACCCACAGTAACTTTAGAGAAATTAGATCCAAACTTTTCAAGCTCACTAAAatcttctttatttaatattttgttactaCTAACTATTATgacattattattagtttaa